The following proteins are encoded in a genomic region of Trichocoleus sp. FACHB-46:
- the gorA gene encoding glutathione-disulfide reductase has protein sequence MSFDYDLLIMGGGSAGLAASKRAAAYGARVAIAEQSAMGGTCVNRGCVPKKLMVYAADFPQLFQDAVGYGWQSVQPQFEWSKLMQAIRQELQHIQQSHQQALAKAGVEVLTGRATFVDPHTLAVGDRQVTADKILIAVGGRPTKPNFPGAEHALTSDEMFQLSRLPQQIAIIGGGYIGVEFASMLRNFGSEVTLVDNAEQVLSGFDSDLRNEVQAGLIHRGIKFCGNSTAKEITSEAAGLCLQLAGDCSESLTVDTVLCAVGRTPNTKNLGLEQVGITTDPKGAIAVNEYSRTHQPNIFAVGDCTNRLALTPVAKMEAIAFVETEFGGQPQPVNYDCVPTAVFARPEAASVGLTETKAREQFGDAVRCESSRFPPLYVSLTGRPEKSLVKLVLDSRSDRVLGAHMVGEAAAEIIQTLAIAIRMGATKRDFDQAIGIHPSSAEEFLTL, from the coding sequence ATGAGCTTTGACTATGACTTGTTGATCATGGGCGGTGGGTCAGCAGGACTTGCAGCCTCAAAACGAGCCGCAGCTTATGGAGCGCGGGTGGCGATCGCAGAGCAAAGCGCAATGGGAGGAACCTGCGTCAACCGGGGTTGCGTGCCCAAAAAGCTAATGGTCTACGCGGCTGATTTTCCGCAGTTGTTCCAGGATGCGGTCGGGTACGGCTGGCAATCAGTCCAACCCCAGTTCGAGTGGTCGAAGCTGATGCAAGCGATCCGGCAAGAACTGCAACACATCCAACAGTCACACCAACAAGCGCTAGCCAAGGCAGGGGTAGAGGTACTTACAGGTCGCGCCACCTTTGTAGACCCCCACACGTTGGCAGTTGGCGATCGCCAAGTCACGGCAGACAAAATTCTGATTGCGGTGGGGGGCAGACCTACCAAGCCCAACTTTCCGGGAGCCGAGCACGCCCTAACTTCTGACGAGATGTTTCAACTGTCTCGGTTGCCTCAGCAGATTGCCATTATTGGGGGTGGCTACATTGGCGTAGAGTTTGCCAGCATGCTGCGAAATTTCGGCTCAGAAGTCACCTTAGTCGATAATGCTGAGCAAGTCTTGTCTGGGTTTGACTCAGATCTGCGTAACGAAGTGCAAGCAGGATTGATTCATCGTGGCATCAAGTTTTGCGGCAATAGCACCGCCAAAGAAATTACATCGGAAGCCGCAGGGTTGTGTCTGCAACTTGCAGGCGATTGTTCTGAGTCGCTGACGGTAGATACAGTACTGTGCGCTGTAGGACGCACGCCAAACACAAAAAACTTAGGTTTAGAACAAGTAGGAATTACCACTGACCCTAAGGGCGCGATCGCGGTGAATGAATATAGCCGCACGCATCAACCTAATATTTTTGCTGTGGGGGATTGTACTAATCGCCTAGCGCTGACCCCGGTTGCCAAGATGGAAGCGATCGCCTTTGTGGAAACTGAATTTGGCGGGCAACCCCAGCCAGTCAACTATGATTGTGTGCCGACAGCCGTATTTGCACGTCCAGAGGCGGCATCTGTAGGCTTAACTGAAACGAAAGCCCGGGAGCAGTTTGGGGATGCGGTGCGTTGTGAGTCCAGCCGATTTCCACCCTTATATGTCAGCTTGACGGGGCGACCGGAAAAAAGCTTGGTGAAGTTAGTCCTAGATAGCCGCTCCGATCGCGTCTTAGGAGCGCATATGGTGGGTGAGGCCGCTGCCGAAATTATTCAAACCTTGGCGATCGCGATCAGAATGGGAGCAACCAAACGGGATTTCGACCAGGCGATCGGTATCCATCCTTCCAGCGCGGAAGAATTTCTCACCCTTTGA